The following DNA comes from Gemmatimonadaceae bacterium.
GGAACTGCTGGCGTTGAGGGTGCACGAACCAGTGACGATCGATCGAATCACCGTTTATCAGACCCTCGATCCCCAGCCGTCGAAGAAGCTTCTTGAACTGGTGCTGACCGGTGAGCCTGACGGCTATTGAGAAGGCCTGGCGCGCGTCGTGGATGCGCGCCATAGGGCGGGCACTGCCCGGACCGCTTGTCGTTCCACCGGAATGGGATGGAAGTGAGTACCGTACGCTTTTCGTCAGGTATGAGCGGATCGGCGACATGATCATGGCCACCGGCATCATCCGTGTGCTGGCAGGTGCGCTGGCGAAAGGGAAAGTGGATGTTCTGGCGAATCCATCGACCGCTCCTATATTGTATGGGAACCCATACGTTGACAGGGTATTCACACTCGATCGGCGATCGTGGAAAAGCTACGCAGCGGTTGGCCGTGAGCTGCGCGCGGCGAAATACGATGTCGTCGTCGATGGCCGAATCAACAATCCCCCGGTTTTCACGTCGACACCCTTGCTGATGCTCGCGGCGCGGGCGCGCTTTCGGGTAGGTGTCGGTGGCGGCAACAACGATCTCATCTACAATGTGCGGGTTCGCGCATACGACAGGGCCACGTCCTACATCGAGGGATCCAAAGCACTGGCCGTACCTTTTGGCGTAGATGCCAACGCGGTGGATTGGCGGCCGGAGATTTTTCTGGCGGGCGAGGAAGTCTCGGTCGCGGAACAGGCGTGGCGGGGAGAGGCTGCAGGGCTGGAAGGACAACCCCGAAAGCGATTGCTCGTCAACCTGTCCGCGTCGGAGCCAAAGCGACGGTGGCAGGACGAGAAGTTCATCCAAGTGTTGAGCCGCATCCGGGCGGTGTCCGTCAGGATGGCGATTGGAGTCATTGGACTCCCTTCGGAGTGGCAAAGTGTCGACCGTGTGGCGAGTGCAGTTGGCGGTCTGGCGATGCCCACTCCCGGACTACGCGATGCGCTGGCGTTGGTAGGCACATCGGATATGGTGTTTACTCCAGACACGAGCATCTCACATGCGGCGTCGGCATTCAACAAACCGGCTGTAGTACTCCTCAAACGCGATCACCACCCGTATGCCCCCTACGACATTCCCGGCGAAATCGTTTTCTGGGACGGGAATGAAATTCATTCACTGCCGTCCAACATCGTAGCCGGAGCGGTCGAGCGGATGGTCGGGAGCTATGGCATGAACGAGGCGCGAGGCTGATCCTTCGCTGGTCGCGGGGGACGCCTCTGCGCCGAACTCCCTACACCAGGCTGTGTTCCAGGTAAGGCAATACGGTCTCAGCGAATCGCTCCATCTCCTCCAGTTGCGGGCTGAACTGCAGCAGCAACATTCCAACTCCCGCGTCCTCCAGCTTACGAATCGTATCGGCAACCTGCTCCGGCGTTCCGACCAGGCCAGCTCGCAGGCCACGGTTCGAGACCGAGTAGTCTTCGAGGCTTATCTGCTGCTCGAGGCGGGTGTGTGCTATCCAATCCTGATAATTGCCATAACCTGCCGAACCGGGCTGGACGTTGGTGATTCGTTCGAGCTCGCGCTGCGCCTCTGCTTCAGTGTTTCGCACAATCGCGTAGGCCGCCATGCCGTAAAGCATCGGGTCGAGTCCCGCCGCCTCCCGCCGCGCCTGGATGTCACGCACCTTGGGTGCGACCCGCTCAACCGGATCGCCGTGGGTGACGTATGCATCGCATGCGCGCGTGATGAGCTTCTTGGCGGCTTCAGATTCGCCGCCCGCGTAGATCGGCGGACGCGGTTTCCGGACCGGCTTGGGCTCGAGGACCGTTTCATCTACCTTGTAGTATCGCCCGTCGAAGCTGAATCGCGGCTGCGTCCACGCGCCGTTGACTACCTCGAGCCACTCCGCGGTGCGGGCGTACCTGTCGTCGTGCTCCTCGAAATGAATGCCATACCGTCTGGCTTCATCTGCCCACCATGATGAGACAACATTCAGCGCCAGGCGTCCGTTGGAAATGCGATCAATGTTAGCAGCCTGTTTGGCGAGAATCGCGGGATCGTGAAAGGTCGGTCGCACGGCGACCATCAGCTCCAGTCGCTCGGTCACGGCGGCGAGCGCTGCAGCAGTGGTCCAGGCGTCGAGCGATGGCGCATCGATACCCTTGATGTCATTGAGGAACAACTCGGCGATGAGAGTGATGTCGAATCCGATCTGCTCGCTCCGTTGCGCGATGCGTTTCACTTCAGCCCAGGTGGCTTCCATTCCCTCGTCGGGAACGTTCCGCAGCCATCCTCCAAACACGGGGAGCCAGTAGCCATATCTCATCGGTCGGCTCCGGCGGTCGCGAATGTCTCTGCTGTCTTCCGATTCGGTGCGTCGAGGCCCGCACGAGCAATGAGGTAATCAGCGAGCCGCTGGAATGGATCAAATCCAATGACATTCGGCCCATCGGCGACGAAGTTGGAGAGAGCGTTGATGTCGTAGAAATAATGCTGGCCGTCGCGGTCGTCGATCATGTATTCGATTCCTCCGACGTCAAGGCCAGCTCGCTTCGCGATTCGCTCCACCGAGTCGATGATGTGACGCGGGGGCGTGAATGCCTCGACTCTCATCCCGTTCTTCGGGGCATCGAGCGCGCAGGCCGACCGGGTGAGCGTCTGACCGGTGGTTGTCTGGCAGGCATCGGCGGGGCAAAGGTTGAACGGGTCATCCCCGGGGTAGACGTTGATGGCGTAGAGGAATTTTCCACCCAGCACCTCTACCCGCGTGATATGCCCTCCGGTGTATGGCACCGATTCCTGAACCAGAGCAGTGTGGTCAATGCCGAAGTCGAGCAACCCCGCGACCGCCGCCGCCGCCAGCT
Coding sequences within:
- a CDS encoding glycosyltransferase family 9 protein: MSLTAIEKAWRASWMRAIGRALPGPLVVPPEWDGSEYRTLFVRYERIGDMIMATGIIRVLAGALAKGKVDVLANPSTAPILYGNPYVDRVFTLDRRSWKSYAAVGRELRAAKYDVVVDGRINNPPVFTSTPLLMLAARARFRVGVGGGNNDLIYNVRVRAYDRATSYIEGSKALAVPFGVDANAVDWRPEIFLAGEEVSVAEQAWRGEAAGLEGQPRKRLLVNLSASEPKRRWQDEKFIQVLSRIRAVSVRMAIGVIGLPSEWQSVDRVASAVGGLAMPTPGLRDALALVGTSDMVFTPDTSISHAASAFNKPAVVLLKRDHHPYAPYDIPGEIVFWDGNEIHSLPSNIVAGAVERMVGSYGMNEARG
- a CDS encoding LLM class flavin-dependent oxidoreductase — translated: MRYGYWLPVFGGWLRNVPDEGMEATWAEVKRIAQRSEQIGFDITLIAELFLNDIKGIDAPSLDAWTTAAALAAVTERLELMVAVRPTFHDPAILAKQAANIDRISNGRLALNVVSSWWADEARRYGIHFEEHDDRYARTAEWLEVVNGAWTQPRFSFDGRYYKVDETVLEPKPVRKPRPPIYAGGESEAAKKLITRACDAYVTHGDPVERVAPKVRDIQARREAAGLDPMLYGMAAYAIVRNTEAEAQRELERITNVQPGSAGYGNYQDWIAHTRLEQQISLEDYSVSNRGLRAGLVGTPEQVADTIRKLEDAGVGMLLLQFSPQLEEMERFAETVLPYLEHSLV